One genomic region from Vigna unguiculata cultivar IT97K-499-35 unplaced genomic scaffold, ASM411807v1 contig_103, whole genome shotgun sequence encodes:
- the LOC114171113 gene encoding uncharacterized protein LOC114171113: MAPPRRTSQSSQGDLPDIARAIEAMVAAMTQQSTAIMQQHEAAMQRQAVSLKQQQAVMQQMEVARVAAEDAHRQHMEALHQLEEKGDCPCCNGKTSPDAADQWLKDLERIFDAKPCSAENRLAVTIYMLTAEADHWWTSSKSIMEERGEPVTWEAFRGKFLPEYFPNSIGYGKEVEFLQLTQGGKTMTDYAEKFKHLSRFCTLSLDEEWRCRKFENDIRGDIRLMVAPLSFKDFSALVEKATVMEKTKNEVEGQRPQQPQRIGGPFGSKPGHDERRKPYDRPPHQPQGSRGLPPQQG; this comes from the exons atggcacctcctcgtaggacttcACAATCGTCCCAAGGTGACTTGCCCGATATCGCCAGggcaatagaggcgatggtgGCTGCCATGACGCAGCAAAGCACAGCGATAATGCAACAACATGAGGCAGCGATGCAGCGACAGGCGGTGTCACTTAAGCAACAACAggcagtgatgcagcagatggaggttGCACGTGTGGCTGCCGAGGATGCACAtaggcagcatatggaggccctccacCAGCTGGAAGAGAAAGGCGACTGCCCCTGT TGCAACGGGAAGACGAGCCCTGACGCAGCAGACCAGTGGCTGAAGGATCTAGAGAGGATCTTTGATGCAAAACCATGCTCAGCGGAGAATAGGTTAGCTGTCACAATATACATGCTCACCGCGGAGGCTGACCACTGGTGGACCAGTTCcaaatccatcatggaggagagagGCGAGCCGGTGACATGGGAGGCCTTTAGGGGGAAATTCCTCCCGGAATATTTCCCAAACAGCATTGGATATggcaaggaggtggaattcctccaactgacccagggagggaagacgaTGACCGActatgctgagaagttcaagcacctCAGTCGCTTTTGTACCTTGTCGTTggatgaggagtggagatgccgaAAATTCGAGAACGACATCAGGGGagatattcgcttgatggtagcACCCTTATCCTTTAAGGATTTTTCCgctctggtggagaaggccaCGGTGATGGAGAAGACGAAGAATGAGGTAGAGGGTCAGCGGCCCCAACAGCCtcagaggattggtggaccatTTGGGTCCAAGCCCGGACACGACGAGCGGAGGAAACCATATGATAGACCTCCCCATCAGCCTCAGGGGTCTAGAGGTCTTCCTCCCCAACAGGGTTGA